GGCCAGTTCCAGGGACAAGACATTCTTTTCGGCCAGACCGAGGGTCCGGGCCAGTTCGCGGACATGTCCCTGAACCAGGGCCAGAAAGCGCCTTTCGGCCGGAACGCGCAATTCGGTGGTGAATTCGGTAGGCATGCGTGTGCAATATCCCGATCGGATTCTATATTGTTAATCTTGGAATTATTCTATCAATAACATCAACCAATGCATCCCCATTTTGGTGGGAAGCAAGCTCGTGTCGCACTCTGGAGCCACATCTTCTACGCGTATATCGTCGCCAATATATAGTTCGATATCATCAAAATAGAGGCTAAGTCGATCAATGACCGGATCGTTCCATTTGTTGTAGAGCCCAGTTTTGAAATGTAGAAAGTCATCGGCTGCAGGGTCGTACGAATCTGGGAGCGTTTTGACGTTGTTGGCATAATCGAGCAACTCGCCATCCTTCCAAACCCGCCAATAGCCTTTGGAAGACTGCGTCCAGACTATTTCGTAGGTGAACGACATCCACTGGCCGGTCTTGATATGAAACGGCACGAGTTTTTCGTCGGGTATCGCTCTATAACGAAAATGATAGATGGAAGGATCTTCTTCATTGGCTTTCTTCAAATCGTTAAAGATGCCACCGCCGTAGGCAATCGTTTCGTCCTCTGGATAATTTGATGCGGGCGCTTTTGGATATTTTGCCGCGCCGGTATGAATTTGGTTGAACGACATCCAGTCCCAAACGATATCGTCGATATTCAAGATGGTGTCATCTGTTAACAACAGTTTCCATTTTAATATATGATGCTGGTCGGTCACAAGGCCATGGGCCGAGGTCAGCACATATTCCGATTTGTCGCAATCAGTGGTGTTTGGTGCCGGAAGCGAAGGGAACGTATGGGATACGCAGACATAGTCCGATGTGTTTGCTCCGGATTTAAGCGGGTTCTCGACCACTTCACTATAGGCGTTTCCGTTATTGCCCCACACCGCCCAAAAATTGGAGAATTTGGCCGGTTTAAGGATGCCTTGTTCAAAGTCTGCCAAGGAATAGGCATTCAGTTTCGTGGCGCGAATGGCCCCGGATAATCCAGAAATATGGGCCACTTCCAGATCCGTCAGCGCCTTGCGATAGAGTCTGATATCGTCCATGTATCCTCTGAAAAAATAGCTGGCCGAGCTGGAGTCTGCTCCAAATCTGAGTGGATAGCTGTTCGTTGTTTGGAAATAGGTGCCCGGTTTTTCATCAACCAAAACGCCGTTTACGTAGGCACGCAATGTGTCTCCATCGTAGGTAGTGGTATACATATACCAGGTGATGTCATCCAGTTCATCCTGCGACACATAGTCGCCACTCCAAGAATAGTCATACAGCGTCGTTACAAACATTCCATATTGATACCAATAGGCGACGTTGTAGCCTCCGTTTCTGCCGTATCCATACGAAATCATGGACGCCGCATTTGCCGATTGAATTGAGTCTGGTTTGACCCAGCACGAAATGGTCCATCCATTGGTATCTACATTTAGAATCGACCCATCCGCCTCGACAGTTATGTAGCTGGATCCATCAAAAAAGTATGATGAATGTGTCGTTCCATTTCTGTCCGTAGCCAGCGTTGCACCGGTCACCACGCCGTGGTGACCATGACCACTTTCATCATGTGCATTACCGTTAAATGGATAATAGGCAATCAGGTACTGATCGAGAGAGGAATCGGATTTTTTGATGTCGTTTCGTGAAAAAATATTTAATGATTTTGTATCTGTAGAACTGAATTCATTAGGAAAAGATGCAAATGATGATTCAAAAAGAAGGAAGAAAAATAAAAATATAAGAACTACTGTCTTTCCCATATTTCCCCATATCATTTTTTGTCCAAATGGTGATAAAGCGAAAGATTGTTGATTCAAACATTTAAAAAGATTATTCACTTCAAATCTCCTGTCCACGTGAATCGTGAGTGAACGAAAAAAAGAGGCGCTTTTCAAGAATCCACGGCCGCATGTGGATAATGCAGGATCGTGCATGAGCCGGACATGCATCCAAGGTTGTCGAGGAAGACATTGTCCGTGGAGTTGTTCAACTGAAATCCGGCCAGCTAGACGCCTGAACGGTAGCGCACATGGGCAGGTGTGGGCACTGAGGGCTTCCGAATCATTCGTGGCTGTGTCATCACGCAGCTTCACGGATAGCCAAGGTCGGGGACGATGGCAACGTCTTTCCCACATTGGAAGAGACTGTCATTTCAACGGTCAACACCGACCCTGTCGAATGGTTCCCAGACCACGTCCCTGGGCCGGTTCATGGAGGTCAACGACATGATGCCCGAGGCCATGAAGTCCCTGTACATCAAACCACATGGCGGAATGCGTATTGTCGAGCCGTTGTTTCAGTGAAGGGGATCAGGCCGGACGCCAGTCCAGATCGCAGCACAGGACCAGGGGCCCGGTGGGGCCTTCCAGGCACAGGGAAAGGGTGACACACATGTGGGCCCCGGTGATGGACAGATAGGGCCTGGTGATCTGGACCCTGCCAGGTTCGCGAAGGGCCCGGCGCAGGTAGGGCCGCCGGAACCAGTCGGCCTGGGCAGCGGCCTCCACCGGGGCGAAGCGGGGGTCCATGACGGAGTGGTAGGTGGGGGCGGGGATGGTCTGCCCGATCTGGACTCCGTCCGGGGTGAGTAAAAAACAACGGACCACCTGGGGGTCGCGAAAAAGCAGATCGGCGGCCCGGGAAAGATTGCCGTCCTCGTGGACCAGGGCTCCGGCCGCCCGGAAGAGTCGCTCCCATCCGGATGATTCCCGGCGGGAGACCTCCTCCCGGGCCAGGGTCCGGGCCTTTAATTCTGCGAACAATCCTCGAAAATCAAAGGACAAGGCCAGCAGTTCGTCCGGATCGCTCAGGGGCCGCGCGAAGTGGAAGCCCTGAACGAAGTCGGCCCCTGCCTCCAGGGCGATGAGGGCTTGGTCCGAGGTTTCCACCCCTTCCATGAGGACCAGGCTTCCGGCTTGGTGAAAGAGATGGACCAGCCCGGGCAGGATGTCCCGAATCGACCCTCGGCTGGCGGCCCGGAGGACAAAGGAGCGGTCGAACTTGACGATGTGGGGCCCCAGGTTCCAGACCCGTTCGAAATTGGACCCTCCGGCCCCGAAATCGTCCAGGGCGATGAGGCAGCCGAGGCTTCGATAGTACTCCACCGTGGACAGAAGGAGCTCGTTGTCGGTGATGGGGTGCTCGACGATTTCCACCACCACCCGGTGGGCCGGAAAATTGAACCGGTCCAGCAGGGCCTCGAAGAATGAGCCGAAGGAATGCCCGTGGACGACCACCTGGGGATGGATGTTCAGAAAAAGCCAGCTCAGGCCGTCATTCAGGGCCTCGAAGTTGAGCAGATGGACAAAACGGCTCATGCGATCCAAGGCCGTCAATTCGGCCATGGTGCACCGATCGTTGAAGAGAACCGGCGGTGGCAGGGCCCGGCCGTCTCCATCCCGAGGCCGGATCAGAGCCTCGAAGCCGACGATCCGCTTGTGCGCCAGGCTGAAGATGGGCTGAAAGGCGCTGGCCAGTGACCTGGCCGGGCAGCAGGCCAGATCTAAGGGTTGGCTCGAAGCCAGAAAGACTTCGATGTCCGACAGGCTTAGGGGCAGGGATGGACCAAGGGCGGACCCGGATGAGTTCGCCACCTGGGTTTGGATGGGTTGGATCATGGAGTCGGGTCTGCCAGGACCGTGCCAGCGTAAATCTATGGTCAATGCCATAGTTTTGGATCACGTATTGGCAATTTTCTGCAACTTTGCCTAATTTTTTGACAATATCGAGAAATATCTCGGGGTGTGTCACGGTCTCCGTTTCTAGGGTTTGCAGGTTACGTGGCAGACCCCTGATGGGGTGTTTACAGCGTGAGGAAAGTATTTTGCTTTGAGCCACAGGGCCACGTTGACCAAGCCGATGAGCACAGGCACTTCGACCAGGGGGCCGATGACTGCGGCAAAGGCCTCTCCGGAATTCAGGCCAAAAACGGCCACGGCCACAGCGATGGCCAGTTCGAAGTTGTTAGATGCCGCGGTAAAAGCCAGGGTCGTGGTCTGCTCGTAGGTGGCCCGAAATTTCATGGACATGAAGAAGGTGATCAGGAACATGAGCAGGAAATAGACGCACAGGGGAATGGCAATGCGAACCACATCCATGGGCAGTTAGACGATGTATTCGCCCTTGAGGGAAAACATGATTACGATGGTGAACAGTAGGGCGATGAGGGTCAGTGGGCTGATCCTGGGGATGAAGGTTTGGTTGTACCATGTCTCACCCTTGGTCTTCAGCCCGACAATGCGTGTGACGACCCCGGCGATGAAGGGAATGCCCAAATAGATGAACACGCTTTCGGCGATCTGTCCGATGGTGATGTCCACCACGGCTCCCTCCATGCCGAACCAGCCCGGCAGGATGGTGATGAAGAACCAAGCGTAGATCGAGAAGAAGATGACCTGAAAGATGGAGTTGAAGGCCACCAGGCCGGCTCAGTACTCGGCGTCGCCGTGGGCCAGCTCGTTCCAGACCAGGACCATGGCGATACACCGGGCCAGGCCGATCAGGATGAGGCCCACCATGTACTCATGGTGTCCGGAAAGGAAGAGAACGCCCAGAAGAAACATAAGGATGGGGCCGATGATCCAGTTCTGGACCAGGGAAAGCCCCAGAATCTTGATGTCCCGAAAGACAAAGCCCAGTTTCTCGTAGCGCACCTTGGCCAAGGGTGGGTACATCATCAGGATCAGACCAATGGCGATGGGAATGTTGGTGGTTCCGACCTGGAAGATGTTAATGGCATCGCGGACTCCCGGATAGATATATCCACCGAACACCCCAACGGCCATGGCCAGGAAAATCCACAGCGTCAGGTAGCGGTCGAGAACGCCGAGTCGTTTCAGTGTTGATGCGGTCATGGTCACCTCATTTTTGAGACAGTGATCCGGGAAGCGTTTCGACAAAGGCCCTGATCTCGTCCCGGACCCTCCGGTAGTGGCCCAGGGCCTCTACCTCGGTCTTGGCGTTTCGGGCCAAACTGGGCGGGTCGTCGAAGCCGACATGCATCCTGAGGGTTTTGCCCCGGAAGAAGGGACAGGTTTCGTGGGCATGGCCGCACAAGGTGACGACCCAGTCGAAATCAAGGTTTGGGAGATCGTCCAGGGTCTTGGAGGATTGGCCGGATATGTCAACTCCAGCCTCGGCCATGACTGCCACGGCCCGGGGATTGAGTCCGTGCCTGACGATGCCTGCCGAATGGGCCTCGATGGAATCAGTCTTGATGGCCCGGGCCCAGCCCTCGGCCATCTGGCTGCGGCAGGAGTTTCCGGTGCAGAGAAACAGGATGCGCGTCATGGTTGAGCTCCACGAGATGTGGCGTTGGTGTTGTCTTGATCATATTCCCGGTCATTATTAAGCGTCCCGGCCCCCTTGGCCGCCCTCTTTTCATTCTCGAGAGTCCTGAGTTGCATCAGGGAGGCTTGAATCTGACGGTTCAGTGCCTGGGTCAGCGCATTTTCGTTGCCCTGTTCCTGGCGATAAGCCAGGCCGAGCATGCATAGTGCCCGGGCTGCGTCGTTGACTTCGGTCGGCTCGTTTTTAACGCCGATAATGGATTGCAGGCGTTCGTACCAAGGATTGTACGGAGACTCGTCCGTGAAGCCCAGGAGATGGAATTTTTCTTTCATTTTAAACAGTTGTAATTCTTCATAGAGCTCGCACAAAATGCCGCACAACGTGGAAGGATATTTGGGTCCTGCAGGCGGCATGGAGCGTTTGGCAGCACAGCCGGTCAGAACAAGGGTCAGGATCAAGGTGAACAGAACTCTTCGCGTCATGGGCCGGTCATGGCAGGTTTCGAGGTACTTGTCGATGGGGTCCGATCAAGACTCCGTAAGATCCTCTACTGTTC
This portion of the Deltaproteobacteria bacterium genome encodes:
- a CDS encoding EAL domain-containing protein, whose amino-acid sequence is MALTIDLRWHGPGRPDSMIQPIQTQVANSSGSALGPSLPLSLSDIEVFLASSQPLDLACCPARSLASAFQPIFSLAHKRIVGFEALIRPRDGDGRALPPPVLFNDRCTMAELTALDRMSRFVHLLNFEALNDGLSWLFLNIHPQVVVHGHSFGSFFEALLDRFNFPAHRVVVEIVEHPITDNELLLSTVEYYRSLGCLIALDDFGAGGSNFERVWNLGPHIVKFDRSFVLRAASRGSIRDILPGLVHLFHQAGSLVLMEGVETSDQALIALEAGADFVQGFHFARPLSDPDELLALSFDFRGLFAELKARTLAREEVSRRESSGWERLFRAAGALVHEDGNLSRAADLLFRDPQVVRCFLLTPDGVQIGQTIPAPTYHSVMDPRFAPVEAAAQADWFRRPYLRRALREPGRVQITRPYLSITGAHMCVTLSLCLEGPTGPLVLCCDLDWRPA
- a CDS encoding arsenate reductase ArsC produces the protein MTRILFLCTGNSCRSQMAEGWARAIKTDSIEAHSAGIVRHGLNPRAVAVMAEAGVDISGQSSKTLDDLPNLDFDWVVTLCGHAHETCPFFRGKTLRMHVGFDDPPSLARNAKTEVEALGHYRRVRDEIRAFVETLPGSLSQK